From Apium graveolens cultivar Ventura chromosome 9, ASM990537v1, whole genome shotgun sequence, the proteins below share one genomic window:
- the LOC141684638 gene encoding serine/threonine/tyrosine-protein kinase HT1-like, with protein MILYFVDHLSDIMASSCFNPFRLAKSKKKSSPFPSSSKSYFNSDMVNMERKRFDSSDSWSMILESENIETWEVSKEDEEDWTADLSQLFIGNKFASGAHSRIYRGIYKQRAVAVKMVRIPTHNPETRSLLEQQFKSEVVLLSRLYHPNIVQFIAACKKPPVYCIITEYMSQGTLRMYLNKKEPYSLSTETILRLALDISRGMEYLHSQGVIHRDLKSNNLLLNDEMRVKVADFGTSCLETQTQESKGNMGTYRWMAPEMIKEKPYTRKVDVYSFGIVLWELTTALLPFQGMTPVQAAFAVSEKNERPPLPPSCLPALAHLIKNCWAANPAKRPDFSAIVSALEKYDECVKEGLPLTLHTGLVSGKAILERLKGCISVKSSSSSLPVNA; from the exons ATGATACTGTACTTTGTTGATCACTTGTCTGATATAATGGCAAGCTCATGTTTCAATCCTTTTCGACTCGCTAAATCGAAGAAGAAATCATCACCATTCCCTTCTTCATCAAAATCATACTTTAATAGTGATATGGTAAACATGGAAAGAAAGAGATTTGATAGTTCGGATTCTTGGTCGATGATATTGGAATCTGAAAATATTGAGACTTGGGAAGTGTCAAAGGAAGACGAAGAAGATTGGACTGCTGATCTTTCTCAGTTGTTCATTGGTAATAAATTTGCTTCTGGTGCTCATAGTCGAATTTATCGAGGAATTTATAAGCAGAGGGCTGTGGCTGTTAAAATGGTGAGGATTCCAACTCACAACCCAGAGACAAGATCTTTGCTTGAACAGCAATTCAAATCAGAAGTTGTTTTGCTTTCGCGTCTTTATCATCCAAATATAGTGCAG TTTATTGCAGCTTGTAAAAAACCTCCAGTGTACTGTATTATCACAGAATACATGTCCCAGGGAACTCTGAGAATGTACCTCAACAAGAAAGAGCCGTATTCTCTTTCAACCGAAACTATTTTGAGGTTAGCCCTTGACATATCGCGAGGAATGGAGTATCTTCATTCACAGGGGGTGATCCATAGAGACCTCAAATCAAATAACTTACTTCTTAATGATGAGATGCGAGTTAAAGTTGCAGATTTTGGAACTTCATGTCTGGAAACACAGACCCAAGAATCCAAAGGTAACATGGGAACTTATCGTTGGATGGCACCAGAGATGATCAAGGAGAAGCCTTATACACGAAAAGTGGATGTATATAGTTTTGGGATTGTGCTATGGGAGCTCACAACAGCTTTGCTTCCTTTCCAGGGGATGACTCCTGTACAGGCTGCTTTTGCTGTCTCAGAGAAG AATGAGCGACCACCACTTCCACCAAGCTGTCTACCTGCACTTGCGCATCTCATAAAGAACTGCTGGGCTGCAAATCCTGCCAAACGCCCAGATTTCAGCGCCATCGTATCTGCACTGGAGAAATATGATGAGTGTGTAAAGGAAGGACTTCCATTGACTCTTCACACAGGGCTTGTCAGCGGAAAAGCCATACTTGAACGGTTGAAAGGTTGCATTTCTGTGAAGTCATCCTCTTCGTCTCTACCTGTAAATGCCTGA